The proteins below come from a single Salvelinus alpinus chromosome 18, SLU_Salpinus.1, whole genome shotgun sequence genomic window:
- the LOC139543888 gene encoding smoothelin-like isoform X1, translating to MEAGPDEGAMRAASAKTTPSDTSSGTLTSQQLAAIEDEEVLNKLLDKAVDFDERRMIRAALRDLLKKKREKREKERGSRQDDLKQQALSKAGTGRMGMNRGQTSNHQPKSHMHSQFPASTTSSLSKTTSSMANPAIATAHQSSPVAAAPNMKNVKQMLLDWCRAKTEPYEGVEIHNFSSSWSDGIAFCALVHRFFPDAFEYSILNPNARKDNFELAFSTAERLADCPPLLDVEDLLRMHEPDWKCVYTYIQEFYRCLVEKGLVKTKKKL from the exons ATGGAGGCGGGACCTGATGAGGGAGCAATGAGGGCTGCGTCTGCCAAGACGACGCCCAGCGACACGTCGTCAGGCACACTGACCAGTCAGCAGCTAGCTGCTATTGAGGATGAAGAAGTCCTGAATAAACTG TTGGATAAGGCTGTGGATTTTGATGAAAGGCGAATGATCCGCGCTGCATTGAGGGACCTGCTCAAGAAGAAGAGAG AGAAGCGAGAGAAAGAGCGGGGGTCACGGCAAGATGACCTGAAACAGCAGGCTTTGAGTAAAGCAGGCACAGGACGAATGGGAATGAACAGAGGCCAGACCAGCAATCACCAGCCTAAATCCCACA TGCACAGCCAATTTCCTGCATCAACCACCAGCTCCTTGTCTAAGACAACTAGCAG CATGGCCAACCCAGCTATCGCAACAGCCCATCAGTCTTCCCCTGTCGCTGCAGCACCCAACATGAAAAATGTCAAGCAGATGTTACTGGATTGGTGCAGGGCCAAAACCGAACCATATGAG GGGGTGGAAATCCACAACTTCTCCTCCAGTTGGAGTGATGGCATAGCGTTCTGTGCGCTGGTGCACAGGTTCTTCCCAGATGCATTTGAGTACTCCATCCTCAACCCCAACGCACGCAAGGACAACTTTGAGCTGGCCTTCAGTACTGCAGA GAGGCTGGCAGATTGCCCCCCTCTGCTGGACGTTGAAGACTTGCTCCGGATGCATGAGCCTGACTGGAAGTGTGTGTACACATACATCCAGGAGTTCTACCGATGCCTGGTGGAGAAGGGCCTAGTTAAAACTAAAAAGAAACTCTAA
- the LOC139543885 gene encoding solute carrier family 35 member E4-like, translating to MISTDGLSKCEATWRETGKRPQAEMLHLLSAVVVWLVTGTTISSLNKWIFAVYNFRYPLLLSALHMLTAIVVDYGLIKLRILQQNGGVDNQKDLTTSAKCKVFLLSLTFCASIAFGNMGLNYVQLSFAQMIYTTTPIFTLAISTLILGKQHHILKYTAMMPICLGASFSIMGEVQYDQTGCFFVFAATMLRGVKTIQQGILLQEEKINSVFLLYLMSIPSFCILAVAALALENWAVLESPMHYDHNLWLFILLSCLGSVMYNLASCCIITLTSAVTLHILGNLSVVGNLLLSQLLFGNEMSALSCAGVALTLSGMLIYQNSEFISNYLDARRANARELSRVREEDIAGPFQPPPQEQQERVHAGGKREDKMD from the exons ATGATTAGCACCGATGGCCTCTCTAAATGCGAGGCGACCTGGCGCGAGACTGGGAAAAGGCCACAGGCGGAGATGTTGCACCTTCTGTCCGCTGTCGTTGTCTGGCTTGTGACGGGGACAACCATCTCCAGTCTTAACAAATGGATTTTTGCAGTGTACAACTTCAGGTACCCCTTACTGCTGTCGGCCCTGCACATGTTGACAGCGATAGTGGTGGACTATGGGCTTATTAAACTGCGAATTCTCCAGCAAAACGGTGGGGTTGACAACCAGAAGGACCTTACCACCAGCGCCAAATGCAAGGTGTTTCTATTGAGCTTGACATTTTGTGCCAGCATCGCATTTGGCAACATGGGTCTAAACTATGTCCAGCTGTCATTTGCCCAAATGATCTACACCACCACGCCAATCTTCACCCTGGCCATCTCCACTCTGATCCTGGGCAAGCAACACCACATCCTCAAATACACAGCCATGATGCCCATCTGTCTGGGAGCCTCGTTCAGCATCATGGGCGAGGTCCAGTATGACCAGACAGGCTGCTTCTTTGTATTCGCTGCAACAATGTTGAGAGGTGTCAAAACCATCCAGCAAG gtATCTTGCTCCAGGAGGAGAAAATCAACTCTGTGTTCCTGCTGTACCTGATGTCTATCCCCAGTTTCTGCATCCTGGCCGTAGCTGCTCTGGCCCTGGAGAACTGGGCCGTGCTGGAGTCTCCAATGCACTACGACCACAACCTGTGGCTCTTCATTCTGCTCAGCTGCCTGGGCTCTGTCATGTACAACCTGGCCAGCTGCTGCATCATCACCCTCACCTCCGCCGTCACCCTGCACATATTGGGGAACCTGAGCGTGGTGGGCAACCTGCTGCTCTCCCAGCTGCTGTTCGGCAACGAGATGTCAGCGCTCAGCTGTGCCGGTGTGGCTCTTACTCTCTCTGGCATGCTCATCTACCAGAACTCTGAGTTCATCTCCAACTACCTGGATGCACGGCGAGCTAATGCCAGGGAGCTCAGCCGAGTGAGGGAGGAGGATATTGCTGGCCCATTCCAACCGCCCCCCCAAGAACAGCAGGAGAGGGTACACGCTGGCGGCAAGCGAGAGGACAAgatggactga
- the LOC139543888 gene encoding smoothelin-like protein 1 isoform X2: MIRAALRDLLKKKREKREKERGSRQDDLKQQALSKAGTGRMGMNRGQTSNHQPKSHMHSQFPASTTSSLSKTTSSMANPAIATAHQSSPVAAAPNMKNVKQMLLDWCRAKTEPYEGVEIHNFSSSWSDGIAFCALVHRFFPDAFEYSILNPNARKDNFELAFSTAERLADCPPLLDVEDLLRMHEPDWKCVYTYIQEFYRCLVEKGLVKTKKKL; encoded by the exons ATGATCCGCGCTGCATTGAGGGACCTGCTCAAGAAGAAGAGAG AGAAGCGAGAGAAAGAGCGGGGGTCACGGCAAGATGACCTGAAACAGCAGGCTTTGAGTAAAGCAGGCACAGGACGAATGGGAATGAACAGAGGCCAGACCAGCAATCACCAGCCTAAATCCCACA TGCACAGCCAATTTCCTGCATCAACCACCAGCTCCTTGTCTAAGACAACTAGCAG CATGGCCAACCCAGCTATCGCAACAGCCCATCAGTCTTCCCCTGTCGCTGCAGCACCCAACATGAAAAATGTCAAGCAGATGTTACTGGATTGGTGCAGGGCCAAAACCGAACCATATGAG GGGGTGGAAATCCACAACTTCTCCTCCAGTTGGAGTGATGGCATAGCGTTCTGTGCGCTGGTGCACAGGTTCTTCCCAGATGCATTTGAGTACTCCATCCTCAACCCCAACGCACGCAAGGACAACTTTGAGCTGGCCTTCAGTACTGCAGA GAGGCTGGCAGATTGCCCCCCTCTGCTGGACGTTGAAGACTTGCTCCGGATGCATGAGCCTGACTGGAAGTGTGTGTACACATACATCCAGGAGTTCTACCGATGCCTGGTGGAGAAGGGCCTAGTTAAAACTAAAAAGAAACTCTAA